In Zea mays cultivar B73 chromosome 7, Zm-B73-REFERENCE-NAM-5.0, whole genome shotgun sequence, the following proteins share a genomic window:
- the LOC541765 gene encoding MADS3, producing the protein MGRGKVQLKRIENKINRQVTFSKRRNGLLKKAHEISVLCDAEVAVIVFSPKGKLYEYASDSRMDKILERYERYSYAEKALISAESESEGNWCHEYRKLKAKIETIQRCHKHLMGEDLESLNPKELQQLEQQLESSLKHIRSRKSHLMAESISELQKKERSLQEENKALQKELSERQKAVASRQQQQQQVQWDQQTQVQVQTSSSSSSFMMRQDQQGLPPPQNICFPPLSIGERGEEVAAAAQQQLPPPPGQAQPQLRIAGLPPWMLSHLNA; encoded by the exons ATGGGGCGCGGCAAGGTGCAGCTGAAGCGGATAGAGAACAAGATAAACCGGCAGGTGACCTTCTCCAAGCGCCGGAACGGGCTGCTGAAGAAGGCGCACGAGATCTCCGTCCTCTGCGACGCCGAGGTCGCCGTCATCGTCTTCTCCCCCAAGGGCAAGCTCTACGAGTACGCCTCCGACTCCCG cATGGACAAAATTCTAGAACGTTATGAGCGATATTCCTATGCTGAAAAGGCTCTTATTTCAGCTGAATCTGAAAGTGAG GGAAATTGGTGCCACGAATACAGGAAACTGAAGGCCAAAATTGAGACCATACAAAGATGCCACAA GCACCTGATGGGAGAGGATCTGGAGTCTTTGAATCCAAAAGAGCTCCAACAACTAGAGCAGCAGCTGGAGAGCTCACTGAAGCACATCAGATCAAGAAAG AGCCACCTTATGGCCGAGTCAATTTCTGAGCTTCAGAAGAAG GAGAGGTCACTGCAGGAGGAGAACAAGGCTCTACAGAAGGAA CTTTCAGAGAGGCAGAAGGCGGTCGCTagccggcagcagcagcagcagcaggtgcAGTGGGACCAGCAGACACAGGTCCAGGTCCAGACAAGCTCATCGTCTTCTTCCTTCATGATGAGGCAGGATCAACAGGGACTGCCACCTCCACAAAACATCTG CTTCCCGCCGTTGAGCATCGGAGAGAGAGGCGAAGAGGTGGCTGCGGCGGCGCAGCAGCAGCTGCCTCCTCCTCCGGGGCAGGCGCAACCACAGCTCCGCATCGCAGGTCTGCCGCCATGGATGCTGAGCCACCTCAACGCATAA